The Flammeovirgaceae bacterium genome contains a region encoding:
- a CDS encoding tetratricopeptide repeat protein, producing MLFRFFIAVLAGLLILAEASFGQQFSRIDSLRSLLPRSDKRKQFDLLNDIGFAYRLSYPDSTIWYCTRAYEVGQELNLPKELSKPLSFIGLAKAYKGDYKSSFDFHTRAIEVAQQQNDSVQLAYGYNNFGRLFFDQGDYTRAYENLIQALQIFEVIQEPAGLAYVYRSLSNIYKSQNDFEKALDMSVKAYNLRKRVGEPRTLLSALSELGLVYSELKRVNEANRCFEQADSIAQRIDDKISLAEIRLGWSEFLVKSGNYKKADSLAHLAYTMVVKNKNLRLMPRANLLMGNVHYQLKEFSDAVPYLKQVVELKSDVHLDLKRDANFYLGKIYEQTGKKEEATRYINQYLILKESLVSVDLAREIEKLQFQLEIEKKERENEQLKAMAAQNESVIRQQRLQNIILYVVIFFVSLVVFMQWRNTKKRKESAERLMLQNAEIEAQRREIIRQNEQLAKHNRELSDLNHEKDTLMNIVAHDLKSPLNRIRGLASLIEMEGSLNSEQKKYLSLMLDSTRAGLDLITDLLDVNSLDVNREPGFAPFNLDQLIADRIGAFSHTANGKSIQIQQAGSAGEIICDFDYVTRITDNLLSNAIKFSPAQSVVTISLADEGGMVLLSVKDQGPGFSEEDKKFLYQKFKKLSARPTGGESSNGLGLAIVKILVDRLNGSIELNSQPGKGSEFTVRLPKEPA from the coding sequence ATGCTTTTTCGGTTCTTTATTGCTGTTTTGGCCGGCCTTCTTATTCTAGCAGAGGCCTCGTTTGGTCAGCAATTTTCGCGCATAGACAGCCTCCGCAGCCTGCTTCCCCGTTCTGATAAACGCAAACAATTTGATCTGCTCAATGATATCGGATTCGCCTACCGGTTGTCGTACCCGGACAGCACCATCTGGTACTGTACACGTGCTTACGAAGTCGGCCAGGAATTGAATTTACCCAAGGAACTTTCCAAGCCGTTAAGTTTTATCGGGCTGGCAAAGGCCTATAAGGGCGACTATAAATCATCGTTTGATTTCCATACCCGTGCCATTGAGGTTGCTCAGCAGCAAAACGATTCGGTGCAGCTTGCCTATGGCTATAACAATTTCGGTCGCCTGTTTTTTGATCAGGGCGACTATACCCGGGCTTACGAGAATCTTATCCAGGCCCTTCAGATTTTTGAAGTGATTCAGGAGCCGGCCGGATTGGCTTATGTGTATCGCAGCCTTTCCAATATTTATAAATCGCAAAATGATTTTGAAAAGGCGCTGGATATGTCGGTAAAGGCATATAACCTGCGTAAAAGAGTGGGTGAGCCCCGAACCCTGCTTTCGGCTCTTTCAGAATTGGGCCTGGTGTATAGTGAATTAAAACGGGTAAATGAGGCGAACCGGTGTTTTGAACAGGCTGACTCCATTGCTCAACGAATAGACGATAAAATAAGTCTGGCGGAAATCAGGCTGGGATGGTCTGAGTTCCTTGTGAAGAGTGGAAATTACAAGAAAGCCGACAGCCTGGCGCACTTGGCTTATACCATGGTGGTAAAAAATAAAAATCTGCGCCTGATGCCCCGTGCCAACCTGCTGATGGGAAATGTCCATTATCAGTTAAAAGAGTTTAGTGATGCAGTTCCTTACCTGAAACAGGTTGTTGAGCTAAAATCCGATGTACACCTTGATTTGAAACGGGATGCTAATTTTTACCTTGGAAAAATTTATGAACAAACCGGTAAGAAAGAAGAAGCTACAAGGTATATCAACCAATACCTGATTCTGAAGGAGTCGCTGGTAAGTGTTGATCTGGCCCGCGAAATTGAGAAACTGCAGTTTCAACTGGAAATAGAAAAAAAGGAAAGGGAGAATGAACAGTTGAAAGCAATGGCTGCACAAAATGAGTCCGTGATTCGCCAGCAGCGGCTTCAGAATATCATCCTGTATGTCGTAATATTTTTTGTGAGCCTGGTTGTATTTATGCAGTGGCGCAATACTAAGAAACGCAAGGAATCGGCCGAACGGCTGATGCTGCAGAATGCTGAAATCGAAGCGCAGCGCAGGGAAATTATTCGCCAGAACGAACAACTGGCAAAGCACAACCGCGAGCTTTCGGATTTAAACCATGAGAAGGACACCCTGATGAATATTGTGGCGCACGATTTGAAATCGCCTTTAAATCGCATCCGCGGACTGGCCAGTTTAATTGAAATGGAAGGTTCGCTGAACTCCGAACAAAAAAAATACCTCAGCCTGATGCTGGATTCAACAAGGGCCGGCCTTGACCTGATTACCGACCTGCTCGATGTGAACTCGCTGGATGTAAACCGCGAACCGGGTTTTGCCCCGTTTAACCTTGACCAGTTAATTGCCGACAGGATTGGAGCCTTCAGCCACACGGCTAACGGCAAATCAATACAAATACAACAAGCAGGGTCTGCCGGTGAAATTATTTGCGATTTTGACTATGTTACCCGGATAACCGATAACCTGTTGTCCAATGCCATAAAATTTTCACCGGCACAATCGGTCGTTACAATTTCTTTGGCTGATGAGGGCGGTATGGTTTTGCTATCGGTTAAAGACCAGGGACCCGGATTCAGCGAAGAAGACAAAAAATTTCTCTACCAGAAATTTAAAAAACTAAGCGCCCGGCCAACCGGGGGAGAAAGTTCAAACGGCCTGGGGTTGGCCATTGTGAAAATTCTGGTCGATCGCCTCAACGGGAGTATCGAACTGAATTCACAACCTGGTAAAGGCAGCGAGTTTACTGTCCGGTTGCCAAAAGAGCCTGCTTAA
- a CDS encoding PLDc_N domain-containing protein: MSRLFYILIIVIDVLAILDVWKQESSMEKRVLWIVIILVFPLLGPLAWYLVSRKIIKL; encoded by the coding sequence ATGAGCAGATTATTTTATATACTCATCATTGTTATTGATGTACTGGCCATACTGGATGTGTGGAAACAGGAATCATCAATGGAAAAGCGGGTGCTTTGGATTGTAATTATCCTTGTCTTCCCCCTGCTGGGTCCATTGGCGTGGTACCTGGTGAGCCGCAAGATCATCAAGCTATAA
- a CDS encoding OmpA family protein — protein MKRTITLVLALPFLFSSCVVTKKKYDDMLAQKVKLEADLAERNQQLEKANQELAALDEKVKSLAADTSSLGADLKAKTARLAELNQEYDKLNAYYKNLLTSSGKLNRDMAQQQEQLLAIQNSLERTRRMNDSLSTSLSEREKKVRELEAVLAAKDKAVNDLKNKISNALLNFKENDLTVNVKNGKVYVSLAEQLLFASGSTEVDAKGVTALQQLAKAIKDQRDINIMVEGHTDNVPISKKSQYMQDNWDLSVMRATAITKILTKAGVSPKQITAAGKGEFTPLAVNDTPQNKQKNRRTEIIITPNLDELFRILETN, from the coding sequence ATGAAGCGTACAATCACACTGGTACTTGCCTTACCTTTTTTGTTTTCATCATGTGTAGTTACCAAGAAGAAGTATGACGACATGCTGGCACAAAAAGTTAAACTGGAGGCCGATTTGGCTGAACGTAACCAGCAACTGGAAAAAGCTAACCAGGAATTAGCCGCCCTGGATGAAAAAGTGAAAAGCCTGGCCGCTGATACCTCAAGCCTTGGCGCAGATCTGAAGGCAAAAACTGCCAGGCTGGCCGAGTTAAACCAGGAGTACGATAAACTGAACGCCTATTACAAAAACCTGCTTACCAGCAGCGGCAAACTGAACCGCGATATGGCCCAGCAGCAGGAGCAATTGCTGGCTATACAAAACAGCCTGGAACGAACCCGCAGAATGAACGACTCGCTGAGTACCAGTCTTTCGGAACGCGAGAAGAAAGTACGCGAACTTGAGGCAGTGCTGGCCGCAAAGGATAAAGCCGTTAATGACCTAAAGAATAAAATTTCGAATGCGCTGCTGAATTTTAAAGAAAACGATTTGACTGTTAATGTTAAAAACGGAAAGGTATATGTTTCTCTTGCCGAGCAACTGCTGTTTGCTTCCGGAAGTACCGAGGTGGATGCCAAAGGAGTTACTGCTTTGCAACAACTGGCCAAAGCTATTAAAGATCAGCGCGACATAAACATTATGGTTGAAGGGCACACCGATAATGTTCCGATTTCCAAAAAATCGCAGTACATGCAGGATAACTGGGATTTAAGCGTGATGCGCGCTACGGCAATCACCAAGATCCTGACCAAAGCGGGTGTATCGCCAAAACAAATTACAGCCGCAGGCAAGGGAGAATTTACTCCGCTGGCGGTTAATGATACTCCACAGAACAAGCAGAAAAACAGGCGAACGGAAATTATCATAACTCCCAACCTAGACGAATTATTCCGGATACTCGAAACCAACTAA
- a CDS encoding glycosyl hydrolase, with protein sequence MKKYYLLIVCLLALWPHLHAQKKPAAAPATASYDPKLYQALEWRSIGPFRGGRSAAVTGVPGKPNLFYFGATGGGVWRTTDAGNTWENISDGFFGGSIGAVAVSEWDNNVIYVGGGEKTVRGNVSYGYGMWKSVDAGKTWTQIGLKDSRHIPRVRIHPKNPEIVYAAVLGDLFKSSEERGVYKSVDGGKTWKRTLFANADAGAVDLCFDPNNPRVMYASTWRIRRTPYSLESGGDGSAMWKSTDGGDTWTNITQSEGLPKGTWGIVGISVSPVNSNRVYAIIENENGGVYRSDDAGKTWRKMNDSRDLRQRAWYYTRIYADTKDEDMVYVVNVSYHRSKDGGRTFQSFNAPHGDHHDLWIAPEDNQRMIIADDGGAQVSFDGGENWTTYMNQPTAQVYRVTTDNAFPYRIYGAQQDNTTVRIYHRTDGFAITESDWEITAGSESGHLAPDPTDLDVVYGGNYGGLLEMENHRTKENRAVNVWPNNPMGHGAEDMKYRFQWNFPIFFSPHNPKKLYTTSNHVHVTYNGGQSWETISPDLTRNDKSKLGPSGGPITKDNTSVEYYCTIFAAGESPYEKDFIVTGSDDGLIHVTTDGGKEWKNVTPKDMPEWMMINSVEFDAHQKGGIYIAGTRYKLGDYQPYLYKSKDYGKTWTKITAGIDPGHFTRVLRADPKRKGLLYAGTESGMYISFDDGTSWKPFQLNLPIVPITDLTIKNDNLIAATQGRSFWLIDDLTPLHQLTDQVAASDSYLFKPMPSYRMGPAFSFGRAPRTAGQNHPGGVMVHYYLKDTTKAQVSLEFLESSGKLIKKFSTKPDLKAKEEKLTLKQPGMNRFNWNMRYPNAESFDGMILWAASLNGPRALPGTYKVRLTVNGKSMETDFEILKDPRSTATDADLKAQFDFVQEVLAKVSETHGAIKKIRQAREQINRAIDPIKDQKEAMKDVLDKAKAIQDNMKAIEETLYQTKNRSGQDPLNFPIRLNNKLAHLNSLAGNGNSRPTDQMVEFKKEITAEIDKHLNALNKIFKEDIPAFNALVKQKNIDAVVLKD encoded by the coding sequence ATGAAAAAGTATTACCTGCTTATTGTATGCCTGCTGGCCTTGTGGCCGCACCTGCATGCACAGAAGAAACCGGCTGCTGCACCGGCAACCGCATCGTACGACCCCAAACTTTACCAGGCCCTTGAATGGCGAAGCATCGGCCCCTTCAGGGGTGGCCGCTCGGCAGCCGTAACCGGGGTGCCCGGCAAGCCAAACCTGTTTTATTTCGGGGCCACCGGTGGCGGTGTCTGGCGAACCACCGATGCCGGCAACACCTGGGAAAATATTTCTGATGGTTTCTTTGGCGGCTCCATTGGCGCGGTTGCCGTTAGCGAGTGGGACAATAACGTAATTTATGTTGGAGGTGGCGAAAAAACCGTTCGCGGTAACGTGTCGTACGGCTACGGCATGTGGAAATCGGTGGATGCCGGCAAAACCTGGACGCAGATTGGATTAAAAGATTCACGGCACATACCCCGTGTTCGCATCCATCCGAAAAATCCTGAAATTGTCTATGCTGCAGTACTTGGCGATTTGTTCAAATCATCGGAAGAACGTGGCGTTTATAAATCCGTTGATGGCGGTAAAACCTGGAAGCGCACCCTGTTTGCCAATGCCGATGCCGGGGCCGTTGACCTGTGCTTCGACCCGAATAATCCGCGCGTGATGTACGCCTCCACCTGGCGTATCCGCAGAACGCCCTACAGCCTTGAGAGCGGTGGTGATGGATCAGCCATGTGGAAGAGCACCGATGGCGGAGATACCTGGACCAATATTACACAAAGCGAAGGCTTGCCTAAAGGCACCTGGGGCATTGTAGGTATAAGCGTTTCGCCCGTTAACTCCAACCGCGTTTACGCCATTATTGAAAATGAAAATGGTGGTGTTTACCGCAGCGATGATGCCGGCAAAACCTGGCGCAAAATGAACGACTCACGCGATCTGCGCCAGCGTGCCTGGTATTATACCCGCATTTATGCCGATACCAAAGATGAAGACATGGTGTACGTGGTGAATGTGTCCTACCACCGATCCAAAGATGGCGGCCGCACTTTTCAATCATTTAATGCTCCTCATGGCGACCACCACGATTTGTGGATTGCACCCGAAGACAACCAACGCATGATCATTGCCGATGATGGCGGTGCACAGGTAAGCTTTGACGGTGGCGAAAACTGGACCACCTACATGAACCAGCCTACGGCCCAGGTCTATCGGGTAACTACCGATAATGCATTTCCTTATCGTATTTACGGGGCCCAGCAGGATAACACCACCGTTCGGATTTATCACCGCACCGATGGGTTTGCCATTACCGAAAGCGATTGGGAAATAACAGCCGGCAGCGAAAGCGGCCACCTGGCACCCGACCCGACCGATCTTGACGTTGTTTATGGCGGAAACTATGGTGGGCTGCTTGAAATGGAAAACCACCGAACCAAAGAAAACCGTGCCGTTAACGTGTGGCCGAACAACCCCATGGGTCACGGAGCCGAAGACATGAAGTACCGCTTCCAGTGGAACTTCCCGATCTTCTTCTCACCCCACAACCCTAAAAAACTATACACCACCTCCAACCACGTACACGTAACCTACAATGGCGGGCAATCGTGGGAAACCATCAGCCCCGACCTGACCCGGAACGACAAGTCAAAACTTGGCCCTTCGGGCGGACCCATTACCAAAGACAATACCAGCGTAGAATATTATTGCACCATCTTCGCTGCCGGTGAGTCGCCTTATGAAAAAGATTTTATCGTTACCGGTTCGGATGACGGCCTCATTCATGTTACTACCGATGGCGGCAAAGAGTGGAAAAATGTTACTCCCAAAGACATGCCCGAATGGATGATGATTAACAGCGTAGAATTTGATGCTCACCAGAAAGGCGGCATTTACATTGCCGGCACCCGCTACAAACTGGGCGACTACCAACCCTACCTGTATAAATCGAAAGACTACGGCAAAACCTGGACGAAGATTACAGCCGGCATTGACCCCGGCCACTTTACCCGCGTGCTGCGCGCTGACCCGAAACGCAAAGGGTTACTCTATGCCGGCACCGAATCGGGGATGTATATATCATTTGATGATGGCACAAGTTGGAAACCCTTCCAACTCAACCTGCCCATCGTGCCGATTACTGATCTGACCATCAAAAATGATAATTTGATTGCCGCTACGCAGGGAAGAAGTTTCTGGCTGATTGATGATTTAACCCCGCTGCACCAGTTAACCGACCAGGTAGCTGCTTCCGATTCATATTTGTTTAAACCGATGCCCAGCTACCGCATGGGCCCGGCCTTCAGTTTCGGTCGTGCCCCCAGAACTGCAGGCCAGAACCATCCCGGAGGTGTTATGGTGCATTACTACCTGAAGGATACCACGAAGGCGCAGGTTAGCCTGGAATTTTTAGAATCAAGTGGAAAGCTGATCAAGAAATTTTCCACAAAGCCCGACCTGAAAGCCAAAGAAGAAAAACTAACACTGAAACAACCGGGCATGAACCGGTTTAACTGGAACATGCGCTACCCCAATGCCGAATCGTTTGACGGCATGATTCTGTGGGCCGCTTCCCTCAACGGCCCCCGTGCACTGCCGGGTACCTATAAAGTAAGGCTAACGGTAAATGGAAAATCGATGGAAACGGATTTTGAAATTCTTAAAGATCCGCGTTCAACCGCTACCGATGCCGACCTGAAAGCCCAGTTTGACTTTGTGCAGGAGGTACTGGCCAAGGTAAGCGAAACCCACGGGGCCATAAAAAAGATACGCCAGGCCCGCGAGCAGATTAACCGTGCCATCGACCCGATTAAAGATCAGAAAGAAGCCATGAAGGATGTGCTCGATAAAGCCAAGGCTATTCAGGACAACATGAAAGCCATTGAGGAAACGTTGTATCAAACCAAAAACCGCAGCGGACAGGACCCGCTCAACTTTCCGATACGGCTGAATAACAAACTGGCACATTTAAACTCTCTGGCCGGTAACGGCAACAGCCGCCCTACCGACCAAATGGTGGAGTTTAAAAAGGAAATTACAGCCGAGATTGATAAGCACCTGAATGCCCTTAACAAAATCTTCAAAGAAGACATACCGGCATTCAATGCACTGGTTAAACAGAAAAATATCGATGCAGTAGTACTAAAAGATTAA
- a CDS encoding MFS transporter, with amino-acid sequence MQPGDLRKLFSIPVIVAALGYFVDIYDLLLFSIVRIPSLAALGVPQAEQFDQGEFLLRVQMTGLLLGGIIWGIMGDKRGRLSVLFGSILLYSLANIANGFVTTVEQYAWLRFIAGIGLAGELGAGITLVSEVLPTRLRGYGTTLVASVGLLGAVMANFIAKQFDWQVSYFIGGGLGLLLLITRISVFESGMFMQLKEKTVERGNFLQLFTNADRFKRFVNCILIGLPIWFTIGILITFSPEFSAHLGIPGAIVAGDAVMFSYLGLVAGDLSSGLFSQWFRSRKRIVRVYILLTLAFILVYLSAPVKSTSFFYLTCFFLGFGVGYWALFVTIAAEQFGTNLRSTVATSVPNFIRGTVVPLTIAFKFLRDSYGIVSGALMVGIATIIIALVSLAFLSETFGKDLDFVESD; translated from the coding sequence ATGCAACCAGGCGACCTGCGGAAGCTTTTCAGTATTCCGGTAATTGTAGCGGCCCTCGGCTACTTTGTTGATATCTACGATTTGCTGCTGTTCAGTATTGTGCGCATTCCCAGCCTGGCTGCATTGGGTGTACCCCAGGCCGAGCAGTTTGATCAGGGTGAGTTTCTCTTGCGCGTGCAAATGACCGGCCTCTTGCTCGGGGGTATCATCTGGGGCATTATGGGTGATAAAAGGGGGCGGCTCTCGGTTTTGTTCGGATCCATTTTGTTGTATTCGCTGGCCAACATTGCCAACGGCTTTGTTACCACGGTGGAGCAATATGCCTGGCTGCGGTTTATTGCCGGTATTGGGCTGGCCGGTGAATTGGGTGCAGGCATAACATTAGTCTCGGAAGTGTTACCCACCCGATTGAGGGGATACGGTACAACCCTGGTAGCCAGCGTGGGTTTATTGGGGGCTGTTATGGCCAACTTTATTGCCAAGCAGTTTGACTGGCAGGTATCGTATTTTATTGGCGGTGGGCTTGGCTTGTTGTTGCTGATTACACGCATCAGTGTTTTCGAATCGGGTATGTTTATGCAACTGAAAGAGAAAACTGTTGAGCGCGGCAACTTCCTTCAATTATTTACGAATGCAGACCGGTTTAAACGGTTTGTAAACTGCATCCTTATCGGGTTGCCCATCTGGTTTACCATCGGCATACTGATAACATTCTCACCGGAATTTTCAGCTCATCTGGGAATACCCGGTGCAATTGTTGCCGGAGATGCCGTGATGTTCAGTTACCTTGGCCTGGTGGCCGGTGATTTGAGCAGCGGATTATTCAGTCAGTGGTTTCGATCGCGCAAGCGTATAGTGCGCGTTTATATTTTACTCACGCTGGCTTTTATTTTAGTATACCTCTCGGCACCGGTAAAATCAACCTCGTTCTTTTACCTCACCTGTTTTTTCCTTGGGTTTGGTGTGGGTTACTGGGCGCTGTTCGTTACCATTGCAGCCGAGCAGTTTGGCACCAACCTGCGGTCAACGGTGGCCACATCGGTTCCGAATTTTATCCGTGGCACCGTTGTGCCGTTAACCATAGCCTTTAAGTTTTTGCGTGATTCGTACGGTATTGTTTCCGGTGCGTTGATGGTTGGTATAGCTACCATTATTATTGCGCTGGTTTCGCTTGCCTTTCTGAGTGAAACGTTTGGTAAGGATCTGGATTTTGTTGAATCGGATTAA